A DNA window from Euleptes europaea isolate rEulEur1 chromosome 20, rEulEur1.hap1, whole genome shotgun sequence contains the following coding sequences:
- the SAXO2 gene encoding stabilizer of axonemal microtubules 2, which translates to MKQPQCLCQICTCGRHRCPHNPTRIYDHGGDSCVMTEYVDKYPQYGNVPPRQSLKPKQEFQKHGGKMEGITTFRSDYLPYDVANRPVRAQEEYMPATGDMDLGTTYRRDYNAHKIQPVILVKPLDRKHVEGGKLDTIPTYQADYRAWGIQRREPHKTDNIYHPPIEKFGNSTTFQDDFFPKELTPRKSFKPIARTRLSDQPFTSITSHRDDYVAHQLGPKWVRSKEEYRPNSQPFEDVTTHRCDFRGLVGELPHSFKPEYTKIESKARFNGVTEFHDSFPPWAVSLPEVHKAKEYVPPAGNMDLNTTSHLDYVEHEVHPLVLMRPLETSRKNNAPFQGNTTMKDDFQAWDTSRRDMIRRPQEMQKPSGKFDNMTTFRAHYIPHSIVPTQSCKPLKMAVSSSAPFEAGTMYRTAYTPKMQAICPATYPSPPGYVFVSTDSRGHKFFRRATPEINKIDHANGNHVPKEIAVES; encoded by the exons ATGAAGCAGCCTCAGTGCCTGTGCCAGATTTGCACCTGCGG GCGACATCGTTGCCCTCACAATCCCACTCGGATTTATGACCATGGAGGAGATTCTTGCGTCATGACGGAATACGTAGACAAATACCCTCAGTATGGAAACGTTCCTCCCCGCCAGAGCCTCAAGCCCAAACAGGAGTTCCAAAAACATGGAGGGAAAATGGAAGGAATCACAACTTTCAG GTCTGACTACCTTCCATACGATGTGGCGAATCGGCCCGTTCGGGCGCAAGAGGAATACATGCCAGCCACCGGAGATATGGACCTGGGAACGACTTACAGGAGAGATTATAACGCTCACAAAATACAACCGGTGATCTTAGTAAAACCTTTAGACAGGAAACATGTCGAAGGAGGGAAGCTAGATACGATACCCACGTACCAAG CTGACTATAGAGCCTGGGGGATTCAAAGAAGGGAGCCTCATAAAACGGACAACATCTACCATCCCCCCATTGAGAAATTTGGGAACAGCACTACATTTCAAGATGATTTTTTCCCTAAGGAGCTCACTCCCCGAAAAAGTTTTAAGCCTATTGCAAGGACCAGGCTTTCTGACCAACCTTTTACTAGCATCACGAGCCACCGCGACGATTATGTCGCTCATCAGCTCGGGCCAAAGTGGGTGAGATCGAAAGAAGAGTACAGGCCGAACAGCCAGCCCTTTGAAGACGTCACAACCCACCGGTGTGATTTTAGAGGGCTTGTGGGGGAACTTCCGCACAGCTTCAAGCCTGAATACACCAAAATAGAATCAAAGGCTCGTTTTAACGGAGTGACGGAATTCCATGATAGCTTTCCACCGTGGGCCGTTTCCTTACCTGAAGTCCACAAAGCGAAAGAATACGTCCCACCTGCAGGCAACATGGACTTGAACACTACATCCCACCTGGATTACGTTGAACATGAAGTCCACCCACTTGTCCTCATGAGACCGttagaaacaagcaggaagaataATGCCCCCTTCCAAGGGAACACAACCATGAAGGATGACTTTCAAGCTTGGGATACCAGTCGGCGAGATATGATCAGGAGACCCCAGGAAATGCAAAAGCCTTCTGGGAAATTTGACAATATGACCACTTTCAGAGCTCACTACATACCACACAGTATCGTCCCGACTCAAAGCTGTAAACCTTTAAAGATGGCTGTTTCTAGTTCAGCACCTTTTGAAGCAGGAACCATGTACCGTACAGCATATACTCCAAAGATGCAGGCCATCTGCCCGGCTACTTATCCATCTCCTCCAGGATACGTTTTTGTCAGCACTGATTCTCGTGGCCACAAGTTCTTCCGCAGAGCTACGCCAGAGATCAATAAGATTGACCATGCAAATGGTAATCATGTTCCAAAGGAAATAGCAGTTGAATCATAA